A DNA window from Propionispora vibrioides contains the following coding sequences:
- a CDS encoding VanW family protein translates to MQIASGKRTTNIILFLAIIVLFSSVSLFAANAAFAVRDEIYTGVKIGNIPVGGLSEAEARTKVTTLMNDRLAKNPLILIYKDREWTIQPTEIKLSVDIDSLIKQAYQVGRSGNIIQRLQERYITINKGYQLPINFAYDKEKLSEILTSIATTLNQEPQSAKVVLNGVKIVSIPDTEGLKVDVEATTKAINDKINTDSLPYKVSLVVNVTKPNIVLEDLKSIDDLIASYTTQFNSQNENRVQNIRLAATSVNNILLRPGETFSFNQTVGLRLAEYGYKEAPVFINGKLVPDWGGGVCQVSSTLYNAVLLADMNILERTSHYRPPGYVPLGQDATVADNLLDFKFSNSSEHNIFIGSELTDTHLTIYVFGKSEKRPEITVAATDKKVIEPNTIVKQDPDLELGKEVVESEGEKGFQVTTYRIKQLNGKEISRELLAKDEFPPDDRIVRVGTKNLHDQK, encoded by the coding sequence GTGCAAATTGCATCAGGAAAACGTACCACCAATATTATTCTTTTTTTAGCTATCATTGTTTTATTTAGTTCGGTTAGTTTATTTGCTGCTAATGCCGCGTTTGCCGTTAGAGATGAAATTTATACCGGCGTCAAAATTGGTAATATTCCTGTCGGTGGCCTCTCCGAAGCAGAGGCCAGGACCAAGGTGACTACACTGATGAACGACCGTCTCGCCAAGAATCCTCTAATACTGATCTATAAAGACCGTGAGTGGACAATCCAGCCTACAGAAATTAAATTGTCAGTAGATATTGATTCACTAATTAAACAGGCTTACCAAGTCGGCCGAAGCGGCAATATTATTCAGCGTCTGCAAGAACGGTATATCACTATTAATAAAGGCTATCAGTTGCCTATTAACTTTGCTTATGACAAGGAAAAACTCAGTGAAATACTAACCTCTATTGCGACTACTCTAAATCAAGAACCGCAAAGCGCCAAAGTAGTGTTAAATGGGGTAAAAATTGTGTCTATCCCTGATACTGAGGGACTAAAGGTAGATGTGGAAGCTACTACCAAGGCAATTAATGACAAGATCAATACCGATAGTTTGCCTTATAAAGTTTCTCTGGTTGTGAATGTTACCAAGCCTAACATTGTCTTGGAAGATTTGAAGAGTATTGATGATCTCATTGCAAGCTACACTACACAATTCAATTCGCAAAATGAAAATCGTGTACAAAATATCCGTTTGGCTGCTACAAGCGTAAATAATATCCTATTGCGTCCAGGCGAAACATTTTCCTTCAATCAAACTGTTGGCTTACGTCTGGCGGAATACGGTTATAAAGAAGCGCCTGTTTTTATTAACGGCAAGTTGGTTCCCGACTGGGGCGGCGGCGTCTGTCAGGTTAGCAGCACTCTGTATAACGCAGTCTTGCTGGCCGATATGAATATTTTGGAAAGAACTTCTCATTATCGTCCACCTGGATATGTACCACTGGGACAGGACGCAACGGTCGCCGATAATTTGCTTGATTTTAAATTTAGTAATTCATCGGAACATAATATTTTCATTGGCAGTGAATTGACCGATACCCATCTGACTATTTACGTATTCGGCAAGAGCGAAAAGCGTCCGGAAATTACAGTGGCTGCTACAGACAAAAAGGTGATAGAGCCGAACACGATTGTAAAACAGGACCCGGATCTGGAATTGGGGAAAGAAGTGGTAGAATCGGAAGGGGAAAAAGGCTTCCAGGTGACAACCTACCGGATTAAGCAATTGAATGGAAAGGAAATCAGTCGGGAACTGCTGGCTAAAGATGAATTTCCTCCGGATGACCGGATTGTGCGGGTAGGCACCAAAAATTTGCATGATCAAAAATAA
- a CDS encoding tyrosine-type recombinase/integrase, which produces MSGAAIDATNFIENIKEYIKRDSAHGRPSQDTLNTYMSNINQFLQWCNLEARIHPLAAVQDDIKEYRNYLWENRQLRVSTVSLKLTAIRRFYDSARLRQLVELNPCDGIFAGEDPLLRATGIKYLNETQLQNLISLIPATGVNNLRARLIIAFMALQGLRTVEIHRASVEDIDLDHGIMIVRGKKRDGRIYLRADTLALLLKYLKIRGFAEKDERGTPLFLSTAYHNKFGRLSRCGIRDIVDFWFKQAGIKQENSKMLSCHLLRHSCGTNLYLRTKDLRIVQEVLRHKKIDTTTKYSHIEDQLNKRYTELIPLEIL; this is translated from the coding sequence ATGTCCGGCGCAGCAATTGACGCAACTAATTTTATAGAAAATATAAAAGAGTATATTAAAAGAGATTCGGCTCATGGCCGCCCTTCGCAAGACACGCTAAATACCTATATGTCAAATATCAATCAATTTCTTCAGTGGTGCAACCTGGAAGCCCGTATCCATCCTTTAGCGGCTGTCCAGGATGATATTAAAGAATACAGAAACTATCTGTGGGAAAATAGACAATTACGAGTATCCACGGTGTCACTCAAATTAACGGCTATCCGGCGTTTCTACGATTCAGCACGACTTAGACAGTTGGTGGAACTAAACCCTTGTGACGGTATTTTTGCCGGCGAAGATCCCTTGTTGCGGGCTACAGGCATCAAATACCTTAATGAAACTCAATTGCAGAACCTGATCAGTCTAATACCCGCTACCGGGGTGAATAACCTACGGGCCCGTTTAATCATTGCCTTTATGGCTTTACAGGGATTACGTACGGTAGAAATCCATCGCGCCAGTGTGGAAGATATTGATTTAGACCACGGTATTATGATTGTCCGCGGCAAAAAGCGCGACGGACGGATTTATCTGCGGGCAGACACACTGGCTTTGTTGTTGAAATATCTGAAGATCCGTGGCTTTGCCGAGAAGGATGAACGGGGGACTCCTCTCTTCCTCTCCACCGCTTATCATAATAAGTTTGGCAGGTTATCCCGCTGCGGCATACGGGATATCGTGGATTTTTGGTTTAAACAAGCCGGTATTAAGCAGGAAAATAGCAAAATGCTCAGTTGTCATTTACTTCGGCACTCTTGCGGGACCAACTTATATTTGCGTACCAAAGATTTAAGAATTGTGCAAGAAGTGCTGCGGCACAAAAAAATTGATACTACCACCAAATATTCGCACATTGAGGATCAATTGAATAAACGCTACACAGAATTAATCCCGCTGGAGATACTGTAG
- a CDS encoding tetratricopeptide repeat protein, with amino-acid sequence MSGSVIFLLFFAIIFAYFVAQYDASCKPTQSTDQVIDSEAFSEVYIAVKIPFDDSIADHTLTPERVKVVTEEEVIAKTQPEFAVAAASVAVPETECTSNNNLQEKPEPVAPIILQQVNDDEERHIEEVAEEVKKIDNPNLIDCIIDPAITAEPVEFETAATVSIAADQDIVSSTFAEELPQADSSTILAAPAVSLEELMEKAYLEKEQKNFNQALIIFRQALSQYPEDDTAPFLTVEIGNILKNKGLYDEAIQVFSDGRNLSGLHNDPLLEQEFISTVAYLRIIKNTLLQHRLGFVPFNSIPEAIVEEINTEFREWRNLS; translated from the coding sequence TTGTCCGGCAGTGTTATTTTTTTGTTATTTTTTGCTATCATTTTTGCCTACTTTGTTGCTCAATATGATGCTTCTTGTAAACCTACCCAGTCAACTGATCAGGTAATAGACTCCGAGGCTTTTTCCGAAGTCTATATAGCGGTAAAAATTCCTTTCGACGACAGTATTGCCGACCATACACTGACTCCGGAAAGGGTAAAAGTAGTAACAGAAGAAGAAGTAATCGCAAAAACTCAGCCGGAATTTGCTGTGGCTGCAGCTTCTGTTGCAGTACCGGAAACAGAGTGTACATCTAATAACAATCTTCAGGAAAAACCGGAGCCGGTGGCGCCTATTATACTTCAACAGGTAAATGATGACGAGGAACGTCATATAGAGGAAGTGGCTGAAGAAGTGAAAAAAATAGATAACCCTAATCTGATTGATTGTATTATCGATCCGGCGATAACCGCCGAACCAGTTGAATTCGAAACGGCAGCTACCGTTTCGATAGCTGCCGACCAGGATATTGTTTCCTCAACATTTGCAGAGGAACTGCCTCAAGCTGATTCTTCCACCATTTTAGCTGCACCGGCTGTTTCGCTGGAAGAATTAATGGAAAAAGCTTATCTGGAAAAAGAGCAAAAAAACTTTAATCAAGCGCTCATTATTTTCCGGCAGGCATTGTCGCAATATCCGGAAGATGATACTGCTCCATTTTTAACTGTCGAAATAGGCAATATCCTAAAAAACAAAGGACTCTACGACGAGGCAATACAAGTGTTTTCCGATGGACGCAATTTATCAGGTCTGCACAACGACCCATTGTTAGAGCAAGAATTTATCTCGACAGTGGCTTATTTACGAATTATCAAAAACACCCTGCTTCAGCACCGTTTGGGATTTGTCCCTTTTAACAGCATCCCGGAAGCGATTGTGGAAGAAATTAATACTGAGTTTCGCGAATGGCGCAACCTAAGTTAA
- a CDS encoding PRC-barrel domain-containing protein, which produces MKKSVDILGLQVISISEGKELGSVKGLVINSSEGSVAALIIDDGKWYLGAKLLPFSAIAGIGEYAVTVEGSDEVLSVSTAPDYEKLLAADIRIIDTKIVTKTGRILGKVVEFNIDENGKIVACDIEDVKGEALTLAAQRVITFGKQVTVIAEEDAFITETAAPVTKEIPVQPKEEVAPAPVIKTAPPVETPEKQQQEEPEKKVDDKHRKFLLGKKASRRIETDNGVIIVDQGGEITEEVLQKAKLAGKFVELSMNIQ; this is translated from the coding sequence ATGAAAAAGAGTGTAGACATTTTAGGGTTACAAGTGATTAGTATTAGCGAAGGTAAAGAGTTGGGCAGCGTTAAGGGATTAGTGATTAATTCCAGTGAGGGAAGCGTAGCCGCACTAATTATTGACGATGGTAAATGGTATTTAGGTGCAAAACTATTGCCTTTTTCCGCTATTGCCGGCATTGGTGAATATGCTGTCACGGTGGAAGGCAGCGATGAAGTATTATCGGTTTCCACGGCACCTGATTATGAAAAGTTGTTAGCTGCCGACATTAGAATTATAGACACCAAAATCGTGACCAAAACAGGCCGGATATTGGGTAAGGTAGTCGAGTTTAATATTGACGAAAACGGAAAAATTGTTGCTTGTGATATTGAGGATGTAAAAGGTGAAGCACTGACCTTAGCAGCGCAACGAGTTATTACATTTGGTAAGCAAGTTACCGTTATCGCCGAAGAGGATGCTTTTATTACTGAAACAGCTGCTCCGGTAACCAAGGAAATCCCTGTCCAGCCTAAAGAAGAAGTCGCGCCGGCACCGGTGATAAAAACTGCACCTCCGGTCGAAACGCCGGAAAAGCAGCAACAAGAAGAACCGGAAAAAAAGGTGGACGACAAACACCGTAAATTCTTGCTAGGGAAAAAAGCCAGCCGTCGTATTGAAACGGATAATGGCGTAATTATTGTGGATCAGGGTGGAGAAATTACAGAAGAAGTACTGCAAAAAGCAAAACTTGCTGGGAAATTTGTTGAACTCTCAATGAATATTCAATAA
- a CDS encoding LysM peptidoglycan-binding domain-containing protein produces the protein MFNKPNLFFILGIILGFLFFVTYQNVYAQSNMFLDSKTYVVVQVEKNDTLWSIAEKHITNQNDIRDLIRAIKYINHIDESVSIYPGQELKVPLITST, from the coding sequence ATGTTTAATAAGCCGAATCTATTTTTCATTTTGGGAATCATCTTAGGATTTTTATTTTTTGTTACTTATCAAAATGTCTATGCCCAGTCCAATATGTTTTTAGACTCTAAAACCTATGTCGTTGTCCAGGTAGAGAAAAATGACACCTTATGGAGCATCGCTGAAAAACACATTACCAACCAGAATGATATTCGTGATTTGATCCGTGCTATCAAATATATAAATCATATTGACGAAAGCGTTAGCATCTATCCGGGGCAAGAGTTAAAAGTTCCACTCATAACATCGACTTAA
- a CDS encoding class I SAM-dependent methyltransferase, translating into MNRVMVGVMMTQNILGDFKEYSLAGTAQEVNFITNVLHLPMHSCILDLYCGYGRHTIELAKMGFNMTGVDATAEFLEIATQKAQEENVSITFSQCDMRKLSYNQSFHAVINMFAAFGYFSDSENAHVLHLINHSLYSGGLFLIDLLNKEWMIRNSLNRYWRHPSGEYVLSYKVELQNGIATMKRQLINQVTGVKTQYEFALRSYSLSEMITILEQSGFVIKSTYGDFDGRPYGPETPRMIILAQKM; encoded by the coding sequence ATGAATCGGGTAATGGTAGGTGTCATGATGACGCAAAATATACTGGGTGACTTTAAAGAATATTCCTTAGCGGGAACTGCCCAAGAAGTAAACTTTATAACAAATGTACTACATTTACCTATGCATTCCTGTATTTTAGATTTATATTGCGGATATGGCCGGCATACGATTGAACTTGCCAAAATGGGCTTTAATATGACAGGCGTGGATGCCACGGCTGAGTTTTTAGAAATAGCCACACAAAAGGCACAGGAGGAAAACGTATCAATAACTTTTTCCCAATGCGATATGCGTAAGCTTTCTTACAATCAAAGCTTCCATGCCGTAATTAACATGTTTGCTGCTTTTGGTTATTTTTCGGACAGCGAAAATGCGCATGTCTTGCATTTGATCAATCATTCCCTTTATTCAGGTGGTTTGTTTTTAATTGATTTACTGAATAAGGAATGGATGATTCGTAATAGTTTAAATCGCTATTGGCGTCATCCTAGTGGAGAGTATGTGTTATCTTACAAGGTGGAATTGCAAAACGGTATTGCAACGATGAAACGGCAGCTGATTAACCAGGTAACGGGAGTTAAGACGCAGTATGAATTTGCCTTGCGTTCTTATTCGCTCTCGGAGATGATTACCATCTTGGAACAAAGTGGTTTCGTCATCAAATCCACCTATGGAGATTTTGATGGCCGGCCATATGGGCCGGAAACACCACGGATGATTATTTTAGCGCAGAAAATGTAA
- the lexA gene encoding transcriptional repressor LexA, translating into MNNDAYLNSRQQQILDYIKSTLRAKGYPPSVREIGEAVGLSSSSTVHSHLSKLEQLGLIKRDPTKPRAIDVLDEAPWRQKHLTPVPLVGCVTAGQPILAIENIEETYPLPTELVRDDNVFMLTVKGTSMINAGILDGDYILVREQKDANNGDIVVVLIDNEETTVKRFYKEKNVVRLQPENDEMAPIYVKDVAIVGKVIGVLRLL; encoded by the coding sequence ATGAACAATGACGCTTATCTAAATTCGCGACAGCAGCAAATATTGGACTATATAAAGAGTACATTGCGGGCTAAAGGCTATCCGCCATCAGTGCGTGAAATCGGTGAAGCCGTGGGATTGAGTTCCAGTTCTACCGTCCATAGTCATCTTTCCAAATTAGAACAGTTAGGACTGATCAAACGCGACCCAACCAAACCCCGTGCCATTGATGTGCTGGATGAAGCTCCCTGGCGCCAAAAACATTTGACTCCTGTCCCTTTGGTTGGTTGTGTCACAGCGGGACAGCCTATCTTAGCTATAGAAAATATTGAAGAGACCTACCCCCTGCCGACAGAACTGGTCCGGGACGACAATGTTTTTATGCTGACTGTAAAAGGAACCAGTATGATCAATGCCGGGATTCTTGACGGTGACTATATTTTGGTTAGGGAACAAAAAGATGCAAATAACGGCGATATTGTTGTAGTACTTATTGATAATGAAGAAACTACGGTGAAGCGATTCTACAAAGAGAAGAATGTCGTCCGCTTACAGCCGGAAAATGATGAAATGGCTCCTATTTATGTAAAGGATGTAGCCATTGTTGGTAAGGTTATTGGCGTATTGCGATTATTGTAA
- a CDS encoding patatin-like phospholipase family protein, with product MLIRIGRPKTKTKVVGVALSGGGVRGLAHIGVLKALLDHNIPIDMIAGTSAGSIVASLYACGYTPRQMVNLAEKLDLSNLIDLNVTVTDLIKHSMKWFFSGKFRFWSVLPTGLIQGDKLERFFSGLWQDRTVHDTKIPLAVTAVDINSASTVFFTTPIPGHRTILNARYYHNVLLTDAVRSSISIPGIFLPKKFRGMTLVDGAVKNNLPTDILHHMGADFIIAVDLGYAGQANYDLKSVGEILLQCIDIMGREVTLLKGEQYADVIIRPDMQGISFKSTKQALLGIKRGEEAAQTQIAEIKKLLSD from the coding sequence ATGCTTATTCGTATTGGCCGCCCAAAAACAAAAACTAAAGTTGTCGGTGTCGCGCTCAGTGGCGGTGGAGTACGGGGGCTGGCACATATTGGCGTACTAAAGGCCTTGCTTGATCATAACATTCCCATTGATATGATCGCAGGTACTAGCGCCGGCTCGATTGTTGCCTCTCTCTATGCCTGTGGTTATACTCCCAGACAAATGGTAAATCTTGCTGAAAAGCTTGATCTATCCAATTTGATTGATTTAAATGTTACGGTCACAGATCTTATCAAGCATAGTATGAAGTGGTTTTTTAGCGGTAAATTCCGGTTTTGGTCGGTACTGCCTACAGGCTTGATTCAGGGAGATAAGTTAGAACGTTTTTTTTCCGGACTCTGGCAGGATCGTACCGTACATGATACCAAAATTCCCCTGGCGGTGACGGCTGTAGATATTAATTCAGCAAGTACCGTTTTTTTTACGACACCGATTCCGGGACATCGCACCATCTTAAACGCCAGATATTATCATAATGTGTTACTTACCGATGCGGTGCGCAGCAGTATATCCATACCGGGTATTTTCCTGCCGAAGAAATTCCGTGGCATGACACTGGTAGATGGTGCCGTGAAGAATAATCTACCCACCGACATATTACACCATATGGGGGCTGATTTCATTATAGCCGTAGATTTAGGCTATGCCGGTCAGGCCAATTATGATCTTAAATCGGTTGGCGAAATCTTGCTGCAATGTATTGATATTATGGGACGGGAAGTTACTTTATTAAAAGGAGAGCAATATGCCGATGTAATTATCCGGCCGGATATGCAGGGTATAAGCTTTAAAAGCACTAAACAGGCCTTGCTTGGCATCAAGCGTGGAGAAGAGGCTGCCCAAACCCAGATTGCTGAAATAAAAAAATTGCTTAGCGATTAA
- the hflX gene encoding GTPase HflX, with the protein MNKIQGNINGIRKSILSRLDALYEYTIPPDQPATIELINLLAAFTSEINREVMVYINRKGQIIQIAVGDAVTVSLPVLPGKRSLNRLSGIRCLHTHPDGNSELSAVDISALQEMRFDLMAAIGAGETPDDTKITLGVIAGISDEDTYRFEMAGPFQVENFVQLNFPALIRQIEETLLRQTTFSNLEKPERALLVGLERSQAWNIRDSLQELEQLAETAGASVVGKTWQKRERPDTTFFVGRGKIQELSLLRQQQNANMIIFDDELIPSQQRNIEQALGVKIIDRTALILDIFAQRARSHEGKLQVELAQLKYSLPRLSGQGLVLSRLGGGIGTRGPGETKLEVDRRRIRSRISFLEGEINSIRAKRNLHRAKRQEARVPTMALVGYTNAGKSTLLNKLTQSEVLAEDKLFATLDPTTRKFTLNNGKEALLTDTVGFIQKLPHQLVAAFRATLEEISYADILLHVVDASSPLLQEQSDAVLQVIAELELSNKPLITVFNKIDQIDDPEQINDLLLQKDSVAISAKENTGLDQLLQEIEKLLDSQTVDTELLIPYNDTGIISQLYDCAVVHNVDYQAEAIHVKVSLTPELVKRYSIYITGEK; encoded by the coding sequence TTGAATAAAATCCAGGGAAACATTAATGGAATTCGCAAAAGTATTCTATCCCGTCTGGACGCGCTTTATGAATATACAATTCCGCCTGATCAGCCGGCCACGATAGAATTAATCAATTTGTTGGCGGCATTTACTTCGGAAATAAACCGGGAAGTTATGGTTTACATAAATAGAAAAGGACAGATTATTCAAATTGCCGTTGGTGATGCTGTCACTGTCTCGTTGCCTGTACTACCGGGAAAACGCTCATTAAACAGATTAAGCGGCATTCGCTGCCTGCATACTCATCCCGATGGCAATAGCGAATTAAGTGCCGTTGATATTAGCGCATTACAAGAAATGCGTTTTGATCTTATGGCTGCCATCGGCGCGGGGGAAACACCTGATGATACCAAGATTACCTTAGGCGTGATTGCCGGCATTTCCGATGAAGATACTTATCGTTTTGAAATGGCCGGACCATTTCAGGTGGAAAATTTCGTACAACTGAATTTTCCGGCTTTAATCAGACAAATAGAAGAGACGTTACTGCGCCAAACGACATTCAGCAATCTGGAAAAACCGGAACGGGCCCTGCTTGTTGGTTTGGAAAGGTCTCAGGCCTGGAATATACGGGATTCTCTACAGGAATTGGAACAACTTGCCGAAACGGCAGGTGCCAGTGTTGTAGGGAAAACCTGGCAGAAGCGTGAGCGACCGGACACCACTTTTTTTGTTGGCCGTGGGAAAATACAAGAGCTTAGTCTTTTGCGTCAACAACAAAATGCCAACATGATTATTTTTGACGATGAACTCATTCCTTCTCAGCAACGAAACATCGAGCAGGCTCTGGGCGTCAAAATTATCGATCGTACAGCGCTTATTTTAGATATCTTTGCGCAGCGGGCCCGTTCGCATGAAGGTAAGTTACAAGTGGAATTAGCACAATTAAAATACAGCCTCCCCCGCTTAAGCGGACAGGGCCTGGTTCTTTCCAGATTAGGAGGCGGGATTGGGACACGCGGCCCCGGTGAAACCAAGCTAGAGGTAGACCGCCGCCGGATTCGTTCCAGAATCAGCTTTCTTGAAGGAGAGATTAATAGCATTCGTGCCAAACGCAATTTACATCGCGCCAAAAGGCAGGAAGCCCGCGTACCGACCATGGCCTTAGTTGGTTATACCAATGCAGGTAAATCCACTTTGCTCAACAAACTGACTCAATCAGAGGTATTGGCGGAAGATAAGCTTTTTGCTACCTTAGATCCCACCACCAGAAAATTTACACTAAACAATGGAAAGGAAGCCCTGTTAACGGACACCGTTGGTTTTATTCAAAAGCTGCCACACCAACTGGTAGCTGCTTTCCGGGCTACTTTAGAGGAGATTTCCTATGCGGATATTCTGCTGCATGTAGTGGATGCCAGCAGTCCGCTTCTACAAGAACAAAGTGATGCTGTGCTGCAGGTTATTGCGGAATTGGAGCTAAGCAATAAACCTTTGATTACAGTATTTAATAAAATTGATCAAATTGACGATCCAGAGCAGATAAACGATTTGCTGCTTCAAAAAGACAGTGTCGCCATTTCAGCGAAAGAAAATACCGGTCTTGACCAGCTGTTACAGGAAATAGAGAAACTTTTGGACAGTCAAACAGTTGACACTGAATTACTTATACCATATAATGACACCGGCATTATTTCACAATTATATGACTGCGCCGTTGTTCATAACGTTGATTATCAAGCAGAGGCGATTCACGTAAAAGTTTCCCTAACACCTGAATTAGTCAAACGTTATAGTATATACATAACAGGAGAGAAGTAG
- a CDS encoding aminotransferase class I/II-fold pyridoxal phosphate-dependent enzyme, whose product MCFSESLLALRRKALEEVIPYYSAIDDIAEKNTARILEIFRKHQIASYHFSATTGYGYNDAGRDKLEEVWADVCGTEKALVRTQFVSGTHALATVLFGILRPGDELLAVTGAPYDTMQSVIGYAQDSPGSLKDFGVAYREIAMTANGEVDFAALKNAIHAKTKVALIQRSRGYSLRNPLQISQIAAISEYIKMIKPDCICFVDNCYGEFVDSLEPTAAGADIMAGSLIKNPGGGLAATGGYIAGRSDLVEMAAYRLTAPGIGSEVGSSIGGNRLLYQGLFMAPHTTAQAVKGAMFAAAFFSLLGYTTFPGLNERRSDIIQAIQLDSPEKMVAFCRGLQKYSPVDSHVKPEPSGMPGYSDAVIMAGGTFVQGSSIELSADGPLRPPYAVYLQGGLTLEHVILGVMGAATEMASLV is encoded by the coding sequence ATGTGTTTTTCCGAATCTTTATTGGCTTTACGCCGCAAAGCATTAGAAGAAGTGATACCCTATTATTCAGCCATCGATGATATTGCCGAAAAAAATACGGCCCGTATATTAGAAATCTTTCGCAAGCACCAGATTGCAAGCTACCATTTCAGCGCCACCACTGGCTACGGTTACAATGACGCCGGCCGCGATAAACTGGAAGAGGTGTGGGCTGATGTCTGCGGTACGGAAAAAGCCTTGGTTAGAACTCAGTTTGTATCGGGCACGCACGCACTGGCTACCGTATTATTCGGTATATTGCGCCCCGGCGATGAACTGCTTGCCGTTACCGGTGCACCTTATGATACCATGCAATCGGTCATTGGCTATGCCCAAGATAGTCCCGGCTCTCTAAAGGATTTCGGAGTTGCCTATCGGGAAATCGCCATGACCGCTAATGGGGAGGTGGACTTTGCCGCCCTAAAGAACGCTATTCACGCCAAAACTAAAGTAGCTCTCATCCAGCGGTCCCGTGGCTACAGTCTTAGAAATCCCTTACAGATCAGCCAAATTGCCGCTATCTCTGAATATATAAAGATGATCAAACCGGATTGTATCTGTTTTGTCGACAACTGCTATGGCGAATTTGTGGACAGCCTTGAACCGACAGCAGCCGGAGCGGATATCATGGCCGGTTCGTTAATCAAGAATCCCGGTGGTGGTTTGGCAGCTACCGGCGGTTACATTGCTGGCCGTTCGGATTTGGTTGAAATGGCCGCTTACCGTCTTACCGCCCCCGGCATAGGCAGTGAGGTGGGATCTTCTATTGGTGGCAACCGCTTGCTCTATCAGGGCTTGTTTATGGCTCCCCACACCACGGCGCAAGCCGTGAAAGGCGCCATGTTTGCTGCTGCCTTTTTCTCTCTGTTGGGTTATACCACCTTTCCCGGACTAAATGAACGGCGCAGTGATATTATCCAGGCTATCCAGCTAGATTCGCCGGAAAAAATGGTTGCCTTTTGCCGGGGACTGCAAAAGTACTCCCCGGTCGATTCCCATGTGAAACCGGAGCCGAGCGGTATGCCTGGCTATAGCGACGCCGTTATTATGGCCGGCGGTACTTTTGTCCAAGGTTCTTCCATTGAACTTAGTGCGGATGGCCCGCTCCGTCCGCCTTATGCCGTCTATTTGCAAGGCGGCTTAACCTTGGAGCATGTCATATTAGGTGTAATGGGAGCGGCAACAGAAATGGCGAGTCTCGTATAA